From the Chloroflexus aurantiacus J-10-fl genome, one window contains:
- the rpsD gene encoding 30S ribosomal protein S4 — protein sequence MARYIGPVGKVSRRLGIGITEKGLRILNKRSDPPGQHGAAARRRQLSDYGMQLREKQKAKFLYGVLERQFRRLFEQASRRSGVTGEYLLSLLERRLDNVVYRLGFATTRAQARQLVNHGHIVVDGRKTNIPSYTVKVGQVIAVRPQSRSRTYFKNLVDSGVLNKHRAPEWLRLNAAELSGTVVALPRREDAEAGINEQLIVEFYSR from the coding sequence AATTACCGAAAAAGGTCTGCGCATTCTGAATAAGCGGTCGGATCCGCCGGGACAGCACGGTGCTGCGGCCCGTCGCCGGCAGTTGTCCGATTATGGCATGCAGTTGCGCGAAAAACAGAAGGCAAAATTTCTATACGGCGTCCTTGAGCGCCAGTTCCGCCGCCTGTTTGAGCAGGCATCGCGGCGTAGTGGTGTTACCGGTGAGTATCTGTTGAGTCTGCTTGAACGCCGACTCGATAATGTTGTGTATCGCCTCGGTTTTGCTACCACACGCGCTCAGGCACGGCAATTGGTTAACCACGGCCATATCGTTGTTGATGGTCGCAAAACAAATATCCCGTCGTATACGGTGAAGGTCGGCCAGGTTATTGCAGTACGCCCGCAGAGCCGTAGCCGTACCTACTTCAAGAATCTGGTTGATAGTGGTGTGCTGAATAAGCATCGGGCGCCGGAATGGCTCCGTCTTAACGCAGCCGAGCTTTCTGGAACAGTCGTTGCTTTACCACGTCGTGAAGATGCAGAGGCCGGCATTAACGAGCAGTTGATCGTCGAGTTCTATAGCCGGTAG
- a CDS encoding DNA-directed RNA polymerase subunit alpha, with protein MLDIAQPKIEVVEATETFGRFKIEPLDPGYGHTLGNALRRVLLTAIPGSAITHVRIAGVYQETDVIPGMTEDVVELILNLKGIHLRGRHEGTVQATIQKQGPAIVTAADLMLPEGLSVVDPTHYICTLEHDQARIEITATIEHGRGYLSADQRGILPLGEFPIDAIFTPVPRVNYVVENTRIGQATDYDRLILEVWTNGTIRAQEALDYAARVLVHYYTTIANFNRLMVEPAAQPETNGLEIPAHVYDTSIETLDLSTRTYNCLKRAEITKIGQVLQMDEKALLSVRNLGQKSMEEIRDKLIERGYIPRVLPQSGASR; from the coding sequence GTGCTCGATATTGCACAACCAAAGATTGAGGTTGTTGAAGCAACTGAAACCTTTGGGCGCTTTAAAATCGAGCCGCTCGATCCGGGCTATGGGCATACGCTCGGCAATGCGCTTCGGCGCGTGCTGCTCACGGCTATTCCCGGATCGGCGATCACCCACGTGCGCATTGCGGGTGTCTATCAGGAGACGGATGTTATCCCCGGTATGACCGAGGATGTCGTGGAACTGATCTTAAACCTGAAAGGCATCCATTTACGCGGTCGCCACGAGGGAACGGTACAGGCAACGATCCAGAAACAGGGTCCGGCGATTGTGACGGCTGCTGATCTGATGTTGCCAGAAGGACTGTCGGTCGTTGACCCTACACACTATATCTGTACGCTTGAGCACGATCAGGCGCGGATTGAGATAACGGCAACGATTGAACACGGTCGCGGGTACCTGTCAGCCGATCAACGAGGTATTCTGCCGCTCGGTGAGTTTCCAATCGATGCTATCTTTACGCCCGTACCGCGGGTTAATTATGTGGTAGAAAACACTCGTATTGGACAGGCTACCGACTACGACCGGCTAATCCTTGAGGTTTGGACAAACGGTACGATACGGGCGCAGGAAGCACTTGATTACGCGGCTCGCGTCCTGGTGCATTACTACACGACGATTGCGAATTTTAACCGATTGATGGTTGAACCGGCAGCCCAACCGGAGACAAACGGGCTGGAGATACCGGCTCATGTCTATGATACGTCGATTGAGACGCTTGACCTCTCAACCCGTACCTACAACTGCTTAAAACGGGCTGAAATTACCAAAATTGGTCAAGTGCTTCAGATGGACGAGAAGGCGTTGCTCTCGGTTCGCAATCTTGGCCAGAAGTCAATGGAAGAAATTCGCGATAAACTGATCGAACGGGGTTATATTCCGCGAGTGCTTCCGCAAAGTGGAGCATCGCGCTAA
- the rplQ gene encoding 50S ribosomal protein L17, with protein sequence MRHRHAGKLLGRSYEHRKALYRNLMIALIEHKKIKTTLAKARAVQPEVEALISIAREDTPHARRMALSKLASKEAMRKLFTFAPTTYGGRNGGYTRITKLGPRRGDGAEMALIELI encoded by the coding sequence ATGCGACATCGACATGCCGGAAAATTATTGGGGCGGTCGTATGAGCATCGTAAGGCGCTCTACCGCAACTTGATGATCGCCCTGATTGAGCATAAGAAGATTAAGACAACGCTGGCAAAGGCGCGCGCTGTCCAGCCCGAAGTTGAAGCTCTCATCTCAATTGCGCGCGAAGATACACCGCATGCCCGCCGTATGGCCCTCTCGAAGCTGGCCAGCAAGGAGGCAATGCGAAAACTGTTTACCTTTGCTCCTACCACCTACGGTGGCCGGAATGGTGGGTACACCCGGATCACAAAACTGGGACCACGCCGGGGTGATGGAGCCGAGATGGCATTGATTGAGTTGATCTGA